One part of the Marinobacter sp. M3C genome encodes these proteins:
- the rplN gene encoding 50S ribosomal protein L14 produces the protein MIQTQTMLEVADNSGARQVMCIKVLGGSHRRYAAIGDIIKVTVKEAIPRGKVKKGQVLKAVVVRTRKGVRRPDGSLIRFDGNAAVLLNAQDAPIGTRIFGPVTRELRNEKFMKIISLAPEVL, from the coding sequence ATGATTCAGACTCAAACAATGCTTGAAGTCGCGGATAACAGCGGTGCGCGTCAGGTGATGTGCATCAAGGTCCTGGGCGGTTCACACAGGCGTTATGCTGCAATCGGGGACATTATCAAGGTAACCGTTAAGGAAGCCATTCCCCGCGGTAAAGTGAAAAAAGGCCAGGTACTGAAGGCTGTCGTAGTGCGCACCCGTAAAGGTGTGCGTCGTCCAGATGGATCTCTGATCCGTTTTGATGGCAACGCGGCCGTACTTCTGAACGCCCAGGACGCACCCATTGGTACCCGTATCTTCGGACCGGTTACCCGTGAATTGCGAAATGAGAAGTTCATGAAGATTATCTCACTGGCACCCGAAGTACTTTAA
- the rpsQ gene encoding 30S ribosomal protein S17, which yields MTETTQTARTLSGKVVSNKMEKSIVVLVERQVKHPLYGKYMKRSTKIHAHDESNQCNIGDSVIIKETRPVSKTKSWALVEVTEHASKV from the coding sequence ATGACCGAAACTACCCAAACTGCCAGAACTCTGAGCGGCAAGGTCGTGAGCAACAAGATGGAGAAGTCCATCGTGGTGTTGGTCGAGCGTCAGGTAAAGCACCCTCTGTACGGTAAGTACATGAAGCGTTCAACCAAGATCCATGCTCATGATGAGAGCAACCAGTGCAATATTGGTGACAGTGTGATCATTAAGGAAACCCGCCCGGTCTCCAAGACCAAAAGCTGGGCCTTAGTGGAAGTCACTGAACATGCATCCAAGGTGTAA
- the rpmC gene encoding 50S ribosomal protein L29 has translation MKATELRAKSAEELNKDLIGLLKEQFNLRMRKATGQLNQSHLLPGVKRDIARVKTVLNEKAGQ, from the coding sequence ATGAAAGCAACAGAGCTGCGTGCAAAGTCAGCCGAGGAGCTGAACAAAGATCTGATCGGTCTCCTGAAAGAGCAGTTTAATCTGCGCATGCGTAAGGCAACAGGTCAGCTGAATCAGTCTCATCTTCTCCCTGGGGTGAAGCGTGATATTGCTCGCGTGAAAACAGTATTGAACGAAAAGGCAGGACAGTGA
- the rplP gene encoding 50S ribosomal protein L16: MLQPKRTKFRKVMKGRNTGLAHRANKVSFGEYGLKAVTRGRITARQIEAARRTMTRKIKRGGKIWIRVFPDKPITGKPLEVRMGKGKGSVEYWVAEVQPGRMLYEMEGVTEEIAREAFTLAAAKLPVQTTFVTRTVM, translated from the coding sequence CAAGGTAATGAAAGGCCGTAACACCGGCCTTGCTCACCGCGCTAACAAGGTGAGCTTCGGTGAATACGGATTGAAGGCGGTTACTCGCGGGCGTATAACTGCTCGCCAGATTGAAGCCGCACGTCGTACCATGACCCGTAAAATCAAGCGGGGCGGTAAGATTTGGATTCGCGTCTTCCCGGACAAGCCGATTACTGGCAAGCCGCTGGAAGTTCGTATGGGTAAAGGTAAAGGTTCTGTCGAGTACTGGGTGGCTGAAGTTCAGCCGGGCCGTATGCTCTATGAGATGGAAGGTGTGACTGAAGAAATCGCACGCGAAGCTTTCACTCTGGCGGCTGCGAAGCTGCCGGTACAGACCACCTTCGTAACGAGGACGGTGATGTGA